In one Drosophila pseudoobscura strain MV-25-SWS-2005 chromosome X, UCI_Dpse_MV25, whole genome shotgun sequence genomic region, the following are encoded:
- the Paf-AHalpha gene encoding platelet-activating factor acetylhydrolase IB subunit beta homolog — MQNIPNTNMNPCVLPTPVPDDAGDKRWHSIHRRFISDCREKDPDVIFLGDCIFETLQDSETWNQYFAPLHCLNFSIRDDCTEHVLWRIENGALDNVNPKIVVLHVGTNNVNNSAAEVAEGILANVAKICEKLNGAYVILPSLLPRGQQPNKLREKNAKINELVKEMTKGMDRVQTVAIDKGLVQCDGTISHHDMFDYKNLTNTGAKKIFEPLYELLSQILNENELERDLTPSE, encoded by the exons ATGCAGAATATTCCGAACACGAATATGAATCCGTGTGTTTTGCCCACGCCCGTTCCCGACGATGCCGGTGACAAACGCTGGCATAGCATACATCGTCGGTTTATTTCGGATTGTCGTGAAAAAGATCCTGATGTGATTTTCCTCGGAGATTGCATATTTGAGACGCTACAAGATAGCGAGACGTGGAATCAGTATTTTGCACCATTGCACTGCCTAAATTTCAGCATACGGGACGATTGTACAGAACATGTTCTGTGGCGTATCGAAAATGGAGCGTTGGACAATGTTAATCCGAAAATAGTTGTTCTGCACGTTGGCACCAACAATGTTAACAACAGTGCCGCCGAAGTAGCGGAAGGTATTCTCGCAAATgttgcaaaaatatgtgaGAAACTCAACGGCGCCTACGTTATACTTCCT TCACTGCTCCCACGAGGTCAACAACCTAATAAACTTCGcgaaaaaaatgccaaaattAACGAGTTGGTTAAAGAGATGACTAAGGGCATGGATCGCGTACAGACAGTTGCCATCGACAAGGGTTTGGTACAGTGTGACGGTACTATCAGTCACCACGATATGTTTGACTACAAAAACCTTACAAATACCGGCGCCAAAAAAATTTTCGAGCCGCTTTACGAGTTGCTGTCGCAAATCCTTAACGAAAACGAGCTGGAGCGCGATCTAACTCCATCCGAATAA